The following proteins come from a genomic window of Bactrocera dorsalis isolate Fly_Bdor chromosome 6, ASM2337382v1, whole genome shotgun sequence:
- the LOC125779499 gene encoding uncharacterized protein LOC125779499 isoform X2: MECRNKLFNANVEFTLPMVREWNDDPCVDDTTEIHEIEESDDDDCIAEDPIKKIAASEAVEIFNKALQWAGDAMVDQSDMSVLRRLREKAVFQLLEREKQQKKITDFFNE, translated from the exons ATGGAGTGCAGAAATAAACTCTTTAATGCGAAT gttGAGTTTACATTGCCAATGGTTCGAGAGTGGAACGATGACCCTTGTGTTGATGATACCACCGAAATCCATGAAATTGAAGAAAGTGACGATGATGATTGTATTGCCGAAGACCCCATAAAGAAAATTGCCGCCAGTGAGGCAGTTGAAATCTTTAACAAGGCATTGCAATGGGCTGGAGATGCAATGGTTGATCAAAGCGACATGAGTGTACTTAGACGCTTAAGGGAGAAAGCAGTATTTCAGCTATTAGAAAGGGAAAAGCAGCAGAAAAAGATAAcggatttttttaatgaataa
- the LOC125779499 gene encoding uncharacterized protein LOC125779499 isoform X1 produces the protein MQDQNAIKITKLYYRNSLLASIAAKNFDAVTLLSVAWDRVSTETLANCWKNILSLMGNEEDPEYNIPLSILKDKWSAEINSLMRMSVDLLQDLSPQVEFTLPMVREWNDDPCVDDTTEIHEIEESDDDDCIAEDPIKKIAASEAVEIFNKALQWAGDAMVDQSDMSVLRRLREKAVFQLLEREKQQKKITDFFNE, from the exons ATGCAGGATCAAAATGCGATTAAAATAACGAAGTTATATTACAGAAACAGTTTGTTGGCTTCAATAGCAGCAAAAAACTTCGATGCTGTTACCCTTTTATCTGTCGCGTGGGATCGGGTCAGCACAGAAACTCTTGCCAATTGTTGGAAAAACATTTTAAGTTTAATGGGAAACGAGGAGGACCCTGAATATAACATTCCATTAAGTATCCTGAAAGACAAATGGAGTGCAGAAATAAACTCTTTAATGCGAATGTCAGTTGATCTCCTTCAGGACTTGAGTCCTCAG gttGAGTTTACATTGCCAATGGTTCGAGAGTGGAACGATGACCCTTGTGTTGATGATACCACCGAAATCCATGAAATTGAAGAAAGTGACGATGATGATTGTATTGCCGAAGACCCCATAAAGAAAATTGCCGCCAGTGAGGCAGTTGAAATCTTTAACAAGGCATTGCAATGGGCTGGAGATGCAATGGTTGATCAAAGCGACATGAGTGTACTTAGACGCTTAAGGGAGAAAGCAGTATTTCAGCTATTAGAAAGGGAAAAGCAGCAGAAAAAGATAAcggatttttttaatgaataa